The Anas platyrhynchos isolate ZD024472 breed Pekin duck chromosome 31, IASCAAS_PekinDuck_T2T, whole genome shotgun sequence genome includes a window with the following:
- the LOC113841121 gene encoding olfactory receptor 14A16-like, whose amino-acid sequence MMNISSVSEFLLLAFADTRDLQLLHFALFLGIYLAALLGNGLILSAVACHHRLHTPMYFFLLNLALLDLGCISTTLPKAKANALWDTRAISYQGCVAQVFLFVLLMSSEYFLPTIMAYDRYVAICKPLHYGSLVGSRACAQMAAAAWGSGLLIAVLHTANTFSLPLCQGNAVDQFFCEIPHILKLSCSHAYFREVWAVLFSLSLAFGCFVFIVVSYVEIFRAVLRMPSEESKHKAFSTCLPHLAVVSLMVSTGIFVYLKPASISSPSLDLVVSLLYSVVPPAVNPLIYSMRNQELKVAVRKLFLYVLLKHQCC is encoded by the coding sequence ATGATGAACATCAGCTcagtgagcgagttcctcctgctggcatttgcagacacacgtgacctgcagctcctgcacttcgcgctcttcctgggcatctacctggctgccctcctgggcaacggcctcatcctcagcgccgtagcctgccaccaccgcctccacacccccatgtacttcttcctcctcaacctcgccctcctcgacctgggctgcatctccaccactctgcccaaagccaaggccaatgccctctgggacaccagggccatctcctatcaaggctgtgttgcacaggtctttctctttgtcttgttgatgtcatcggAGTATTTCCTTCCcaccatcatggcctacgaccgctacgttgccatctgcaagcccctgcactatgggagcctcgtgggcagcagagcttgtgcccagatggcagcagctgcctggggcagtggcctTCTCattgctgtcctgcacacggccaacacattttccctgcccctctgccaaggcaatgctgtggaccagttcttctgtgagatcccccacatcctcaagctctcctgctcacatgcCTATTTCAGAGAAGTTTGGGCAGTTCTGTTTAGTCTTTCTTTagcatttggttgttttgttttcattgtggtgtcctatgtggagatcttcagggctgtgctgaggatgccctctgaggagagcaagcacaaagccttttccacgtgcctccctcaccttgcCGTGGTCTCCCTGATGGTCAGCACTGGCATTTTTGTCTACCTGAAGCCCGCTTCCATCTCATCTCCATCTCTAGACTTGGTGGTGTCACTTCTCTACTCGGTggtacctccagcagtgaaccccctcatctacagcatgaggaaccaggagctcaaggttgCAGTGAGGAAACTGTTTCTATATGTGCTTCTTAAGCATCAGTGTTGTTAA